A genomic region of Planococcus kocurii contains the following coding sequences:
- a CDS encoding gamma carbonic anhydrase family protein, with amino-acid sequence MIYPFKDKFPKIDPSVFIADYVTISGDVTIGTDSSVWFNTVIRGDVSPTIIGDKVNIQDLCMLHQSPGKTLLLEDDVTIGHQVTLHSCNVRKGALVGMGSIILDGAEIGEGAFIGAGSLVPPGKVIPPGMLALGRPAKVVRELREDDKEDMERIVREYAEKAAYYKSLQKK; translated from the coding sequence ATGATTTATCCATTTAAAGACAAATTCCCTAAAATCGATCCATCTGTTTTCATTGCAGACTACGTCACAATTTCTGGTGATGTGACAATTGGCACAGACTCTTCTGTGTGGTTTAATACGGTGATTCGCGGGGATGTCTCTCCGACGATTATTGGCGATAAAGTCAACATTCAAGACCTCTGCATGCTTCATCAAAGCCCGGGTAAAACCTTGCTTCTTGAAGATGACGTGACCATTGGCCATCAAGTTACACTTCACAGTTGCAATGTTCGTAAAGGTGCTCTCGTCGGCATGGGTTCGATTATTCTTGACGGCGCTGAAATCGGAGAAGGCGCATTTATTGGTGCGGGTAGTCTCGTACCGCCTGGAAAAGTTATCCCTCCTGGCATGCTAGCACTCGGACGCCCCGCGAAAGTCGTCCGCGAACTTCGTGAAGACGATAAAGAAGATATGGAACGTATTGTTCGAGAGTATGCAGAAAAAGCAGCTTATTATAAATCACTCCAAAAAAAGTAA
- a CDS encoding M14 family zinc carboxypeptidase, which produces MKKMNVTKTANKKMIRKKMMTLTIAGAMVLSASPFMSPVVGAVGNGPAYGGNETINTSILTTYDEMADFLKTQEAKQKNMELEVIGQSIKGRDLYLVKYVTNPENPTILFLTQQHGNEQLTTEGALEFIKHLGTGKMKGVTDGVNMLIVPMLNPDGAMGDVNFSLDDYIAKGERNLTRYNADGIDLNRDHITKIQPETKAFHENVMRKYDIDYMIDLHHQGTQSERDGELVSGSILYPTTPNVDPDVLLKSKQLGAVVFDAIDSKGWGHLGKYRGGNAETISRNGIAVEYGISTLLFEMRGMSDHSYESYVLGQKSNGYLIKQTITTLDATVRAIADDSIADADISFWDTLSYQENRTSE; this is translated from the coding sequence ATGAAGAAAATGAATGTGACGAAAACAGCTAACAAGAAGATGATTCGCAAAAAAATGATGACATTAACAATTGCCGGAGCGATGGTTTTGAGCGCTTCTCCTTTTATGTCGCCTGTTGTCGGAGCAGTGGGGAATGGACCAGCTTATGGTGGCAACGAAACCATCAACACATCCATACTAACAACATATGATGAAATGGCGGATTTTTTAAAAACACAAGAAGCCAAACAAAAAAATATGGAACTTGAAGTAATTGGTCAAAGTATTAAAGGGCGTGATTTGTACTTAGTTAAATATGTGACAAATCCTGAAAATCCAACCATTCTTTTTCTCACTCAACAACATGGCAACGAACAATTGACAACAGAAGGCGCGCTTGAATTTATCAAACACCTTGGAACAGGCAAGATGAAAGGGGTAACAGATGGCGTCAATATGTTAATCGTGCCGATGCTCAATCCAGATGGAGCAATGGGAGATGTAAACTTTTCATTAGATGATTACATAGCGAAAGGAGAGCGGAATCTCACACGCTATAACGCGGACGGCATCGACTTAAACCGTGATCACATTACCAAAATTCAACCTGAAACAAAAGCCTTCCACGAAAATGTGATGAGAAAATATGATATCGATTACATGATTGATTTGCATCATCAAGGTACTCAAAGTGAGCGAGATGGAGAACTGGTATCCGGTTCTATTTTGTACCCGACAACACCGAACGTTGACCCGGATGTACTTCTTAAATCCAAGCAGCTGGGAGCTGTAGTATTCGATGCTATCGATTCAAAAGGATGGGGCCATTTAGGCAAGTACAGAGGCGGAAATGCAGAAACCATTAGTCGAAATGGCATTGCAGTCGAGTATGGAATTTCTACCCTGTTATTCGAGATGCGCGGCATGTCGGATCATTCTTACGAGTCGTATGTTCTGGGACAAAAGAGCAATGGCTATCTAATTAAACAAACCATCACGACACTCGATGCAACAGTTCGTGCAATTGCGGATGATTCTATTGCAGATGCGGACATCTCATTCTGGGATACACTTTCTTATCAAGAAAACCGTACATCTGAGTGA
- the metK gene encoding methionine adenosyltransferase → MKNRRLFTSESVTEGHPDKICDQISDAILDAILTEDPNARVACETTVTTGLVLVAGEITTSTYVDIPKVVRQTVREIGYTRAKYGFDSETSAVLTAIDEQSPDIAAGVNVALESREGQMTDKELDDIGAGDQGLMFGYANNETEELMPLPISLAHKLARRLAEVRKEEILPYLRPDGKTQVTVEYDENNKPLRVDTIVISTQHHPEVTLEQIQRNIKEYVINEVVPTKWIDEETKYFINPTGRFVIGGPQGDAGLTGRKIIVDTYGGYARHGGGAFSGKDATKVDRSAAYAARYVAKNIVAAGLADKCEVQLAYAIGVAHPVSIAFDTFGTGIVDEDTLDDLVRANFDLRPAGIIKMLDLRRPIYKQTAAYGHFGRTDVDLPWERTDKAAILKEQAGV, encoded by the coding sequence CGTTGCGTGTGAAACGACCGTTACGACAGGACTCGTTCTAGTAGCCGGAGAAATTACCACTTCTACGTATGTGGATATTCCGAAAGTCGTTCGACAAACAGTAAGAGAAATTGGCTATACGCGAGCTAAATATGGTTTCGACTCAGAAACAAGTGCAGTTCTTACCGCAATCGATGAGCAATCACCGGACATCGCTGCTGGAGTAAACGTAGCGCTTGAATCACGCGAAGGCCAAATGACAGATAAAGAGTTAGACGATATCGGTGCAGGTGACCAAGGATTAATGTTTGGATACGCAAACAACGAAACAGAAGAGTTAATGCCATTGCCGATTTCATTGGCACATAAATTGGCACGTCGTTTGGCTGAAGTACGCAAAGAAGAAATTCTTCCATACTTGCGTCCAGATGGCAAAACGCAAGTGACCGTTGAATATGACGAAAACAACAAACCACTTCGTGTGGATACCATTGTTATCTCAACTCAACATCATCCAGAAGTAACGTTAGAACAAATTCAACGTAATATTAAGGAATACGTCATTAACGAAGTTGTTCCAACAAAGTGGATCGATGAAGAAACAAAATATTTTATCAATCCAACTGGCCGTTTTGTTATCGGTGGACCTCAAGGAGATGCAGGTTTAACTGGACGTAAAATCATCGTAGATACGTACGGTGGTTATGCTCGTCACGGTGGCGGCGCATTCTCAGGGAAAGACGCGACAAAAGTTGACCGTTCAGCGGCTTACGCGGCACGTTATGTTGCAAAAAACATTGTCGCAGCTGGCCTTGCAGATAAGTGCGAAGTGCAACTAGCTTATGCAATTGGTGTAGCACATCCTGTATCGATCGCATTTGATACGTTTGGAACTGGCATCGTTGATGAAGACACATTAGATGATTTGGTACGCGCAAACTTTGACTTGCGTCCTGCTGGAATCATTAAAATGTTGGATCTACGTCGCCCGATCTACAAGCAAACGGCAGCTTACGGACATTTTGGCCGTACGGATGTTGATTTGCCGTGGGAACGTACAGACAAAGCAGCGATCTTAAAAGAACAAGCTGGCGTATAA
- a CDS encoding ASCH domain-containing protein, producing the protein MNEQTLKFWNDYWTSQGQIQTKEVEAFQFGADADWLASLVVEGKKTATCSAHVWYEFENEPLPHVGQYNIVLNSKELPVAIIRVTDVSILPMNEVPIDFALAEGEGDYTYWWNAHEQFFKSELKVHNLPYSETMLLVCERFEVIHKL; encoded by the coding sequence ATGAATGAACAAACGTTGAAATTTTGGAATGATTACTGGACAAGCCAAGGCCAAATCCAAACAAAAGAAGTAGAAGCATTTCAATTCGGCGCTGATGCAGATTGGTTAGCTAGTTTAGTAGTCGAAGGGAAGAAAACAGCTACATGTTCAGCTCACGTATGGTATGAATTCGAGAATGAACCGTTACCACACGTTGGTCAATATAACATTGTATTAAATTCAAAGGAGTTACCCGTTGCAATTATTAGAGTGACAGATGTATCGATTTTACCTATGAATGAAGTTCCAATTGACTTTGCCTTAGCAGAAGGTGAAGGCGATTACACCTATTGGTGGAATGCTCATGAACAATTTTTTAAAAGCGAACTAAAAGTACATAATTTACCATACTCAGAAACCATGCTTCTAGTATGTGAACGGTTTGAAGTCATCCATAAATTATAG
- a CDS encoding alpha/beta hydrolase: MWKWQAEGSAKAVVVFIHSAYEQHLRYAWQIEKWRSAGFDVYTGDLPGHGKNAGADKVHRESFDDYEQAVNELLRLSSENELPVFVIAHGLGATIAMNVLGNRKFNVAGVIFTSPWLQLKKLPPKAPNAFPGVAQLTGRRKMDHGIELRHLTRDRFSYSQETESKRYQTVITASWYKEVQSYMKETAASIDRYPQIPTCLYTAERDLIVEKEVARQWLLKQQLNEFSYKEWKFCYHDIFQEPEKEEVFLAAQAFIHTVLRSVGYLVEE, encoded by the coding sequence ATGTGGAAATGGCAGGCTGAAGGATCAGCAAAGGCAGTAGTTGTGTTCATACATAGTGCGTATGAACAACACCTGCGCTATGCATGGCAAATTGAAAAATGGCGATCGGCAGGATTTGACGTATATACAGGAGATTTACCGGGCCATGGCAAAAATGCGGGAGCGGACAAAGTTCACCGAGAATCGTTTGATGACTATGAACAGGCAGTAAATGAGTTGCTGAGACTGTCGTCAGAAAATGAGTTGCCAGTATTTGTCATTGCCCATGGACTGGGCGCAACCATTGCGATGAATGTCTTAGGGAACCGGAAATTCAATGTAGCCGGAGTTATTTTTACATCGCCTTGGTTGCAGTTAAAAAAATTGCCACCGAAAGCGCCAAACGCATTTCCGGGAGTTGCGCAATTGACTGGCCGCAGAAAGATGGATCACGGCATCGAATTACGCCACCTGACACGCGATCGTTTTTCCTATAGTCAAGAAACCGAAAGCAAGCGGTATCAAACGGTTATTACTGCAAGTTGGTATAAAGAAGTGCAGAGTTATATGAAAGAAACGGCTGCAAGTATTGACAGGTATCCGCAGATTCCGACTTGTTTGTATACAGCAGAGCGAGATTTGATTGTTGAGAAAGAAGTAGCTCGTCAATGGTTACTAAAGCAACAACTAAACGAATTCAGCTACAAAGAATGGAAATTCTGCTATCACGATATTTTCCAAGAACCTGAAAAAGAAGAAGTCTTTCTAGCAGCGCAGGCGTTTATCCATACAGTTTTGCGCTCTGTCGGTTACTTGGTTGAAGAATAA
- a CDS encoding LLM class flavin-dependent oxidoreductase: MALKYSLLDQSPISEGSTPQEALKHTAILAQQAENWGYTRFWVSEHHDATTLAGSSPEVLIAHLGAVTQTIRLGSGGVMLPHYAAFKIAENFKLLEALYPGRIDAGMGRAPGGMPRASYALNEGKKRDSSLFPKQIDELCMYLNDAIPEDHPYFGMKATPVTVNTPPIWILGSSENSARLAAEKGLPYMFAHFINGEGGQNFTKEYRKQFKSIDGSKPYVGIAIFVVCQETPELAEWIASSLDLSLSMSAQGMPSNGTPPPEKASAYPYSKFEKQLVAENRRRMVVGTSQHVVDQLETVASEYEADEVMLVSATYDFKDKLKTFELIAEEMKRRRQTDISLFTDS, from the coding sequence ATGGCATTAAAGTATAGCCTATTAGACCAATCACCAATTTCAGAAGGCAGCACACCGCAGGAGGCATTAAAGCATACCGCCATTCTTGCACAACAAGCTGAAAATTGGGGTTATACACGCTTTTGGGTGTCTGAGCATCATGATGCAACAACGCTAGCCGGATCTTCTCCAGAAGTGCTGATTGCGCATCTAGGAGCTGTGACTCAAACAATACGGCTAGGTTCTGGTGGCGTCATGCTGCCACATTATGCTGCTTTTAAAATTGCGGAAAACTTCAAATTGCTGGAAGCCTTATATCCTGGAAGAATCGATGCAGGAATGGGACGAGCACCTGGTGGTATGCCACGTGCTTCTTATGCATTAAATGAAGGGAAAAAGCGAGACAGTAGTCTATTTCCTAAACAAATAGACGAGCTCTGTATGTACTTAAACGATGCTATTCCAGAAGACCATCCATACTTTGGCATGAAAGCAACGCCGGTTACGGTAAATACGCCACCCATCTGGATTTTAGGATCTAGTGAAAATTCAGCACGGCTAGCAGCTGAAAAAGGATTGCCTTATATGTTTGCTCACTTTATCAATGGAGAAGGCGGCCAAAACTTTACGAAAGAATACCGAAAACAGTTTAAGTCAATTGATGGCAGTAAACCTTATGTCGGTATTGCCATTTTTGTAGTCTGCCAAGAAACACCTGAACTAGCAGAGTGGATCGCCTCTTCTTTAGATTTATCATTATCCATGAGTGCGCAAGGGATGCCCTCAAACGGCACACCGCCACCTGAAAAAGCAAGTGCTTATCCATACTCGAAATTCGAAAAGCAATTAGTCGCTGAAAATCGTCGTCGCATGGTAGTGGGCACGTCGCAACACGTTGTAGACCAACTCGAAACAGTAGCTTCAGAATACGAAGCAGACGAAGTCATGCTAGTTTCAGCAACGTACGATTTTAAGGACAAACTCAAAACCTTTGAATTGATTGCTGAAGAAATGAAAAGACGTAGACAAACTGACATTTCTTTATTCACAGATTCATAA
- a CDS encoding alpha/beta fold hydrolase, producing the protein MNDFKEYSIDIGNQQLYCEYTDELNSLPTIVFDSGYGWTKDNWDIIKNEIAYFSRVFIYDRAGLGKSKYTGDPRHSQRNVENLRRLLKEAEIKPPYILVGHSFGGVNVRLYTATYPEEVAGLVLLDSCHEDQNKLMAPLFSSHTQDEYFSQFTVEGTLSEFEESLEQVRKYNSLGNIPLIVITGENQPHHTSESWAYWMMFQQDLAKLSTNSQHVILEKAGHAVHLDSPKEIIHQIKKMVDTFQQS; encoded by the coding sequence ATGAACGATTTTAAAGAATATTCTATTGATATAGGGAATCAACAACTTTATTGCGAATACACAGATGAACTTAACTCATTACCTACTATCGTTTTCGATTCTGGATACGGATGGACGAAAGATAATTGGGACATAATAAAAAACGAAATCGCCTATTTTTCAAGGGTGTTCATATATGATCGGGCTGGACTAGGAAAAAGTAAATACACAGGAGACCCCCGCCATAGTCAGAGAAACGTAGAAAATTTGCGTAGGTTGCTTAAAGAAGCAGAAATAAAACCACCTTATATTTTGGTCGGTCATTCATTTGGTGGCGTAAATGTTCGTTTATATACAGCCACTTATCCGGAAGAAGTAGCTGGACTTGTTCTCTTAGATTCCTGCCATGAAGATCAGAATAAGCTTATGGCCCCACTCTTCTCTTCCCATACGCAGGATGAGTATTTCAGTCAATTTACCGTCGAAGGAACACTGAGTGAATTTGAAGAAAGCCTAGAACAAGTCCGAAAATATAACTCACTTGGAAATATTCCTCTTATTGTAATCACAGGTGAAAACCAACCGCACCATACATCGGAATCTTGGGCTTATTGGATGATGTTCCAACAGGATTTGGCGAAATTAAGTACCAATAGTCAACACGTCATTCTAGAGAAAGCTGGACATGCTGTTCACTTAGATTCTCCAAAAGAGATTATCCATCAAATCAAAAAGATGGTTGATACCTTCCAACAGTCATAA